The proteins below come from a single Candidatus Kapaibacterium sp. genomic window:
- the lipA gene encoding lipoyl synthase, with protein MDSLPLISLPVLSQVPPRTLRPEWLKVRAPGGENYVRLKRMMRAKSLHTVCEEARCPNIAECWGAGTATFMILGDICTRSCGFCAVKTGRPLPVDPDEPRRVAEAVRQMRIRHAVITSVNRDELPDGGAIWFARTIQEIRRLCPGVTVEVLIPDFKGKKEALQLVIDARPDILGHNTETVPRLYRRVRPQGKYHWTLSVLQEAKCQGMRTKTGLMLGLGERLEEVVAVMQDLRKVGVDILTLGQYLQPTPNHLPVERYVTPQEFDELRRIGLEMGFEHVEAGPLVRSSYHAERHVAQPR; from the coding sequence ATGGATAGTCTCCCCCTCATCTCCCTACCGGTCCTCTCGCAGGTACCGCCACGGACGCTGCGCCCGGAGTGGTTGAAGGTGCGCGCTCCTGGAGGCGAGAACTACGTCCGTCTCAAGCGGATGATGCGGGCGAAGTCACTCCATACGGTCTGCGAGGAGGCCCGATGCCCCAACATCGCTGAATGCTGGGGTGCTGGCACAGCAACGTTCATGATTCTGGGCGACATCTGCACCCGTTCCTGTGGCTTCTGCGCTGTCAAGACAGGCCGCCCGCTGCCGGTTGACCCCGATGAACCACGGCGTGTCGCAGAGGCAGTCCGCCAGATGCGCATTCGCCATGCTGTCATCACTTCCGTCAATCGAGATGAGCTGCCCGATGGCGGCGCCATCTGGTTTGCTCGCACCATTCAGGAGATTCGCCGCCTCTGCCCTGGGGTCACCGTGGAAGTCCTCATCCCCGACTTCAAGGGCAAGAAGGAAGCGCTCCAGTTAGTCATTGACGCTCGACCTGATATCCTCGGGCACAACACCGAAACCGTTCCCCGCCTCTACCGACGCGTCCGCCCGCAGGGCAAGTACCACTGGACCCTGAGCGTCCTCCAAGAAGCGAAGTGCCAGGGCATGCGAACGAAGACGGGCCTCATGCTCGGGCTGGGCGAACGGCTGGAAGAGGTGGTAGCCGTCATGCAAGACCTCCGAAAGGTCGGGGTAGACATCCTAACCCTCGGACAGTACCTGCAACCGACTCCTAACCACCTACCAGTGGAGCGGTACGTCACGCCTCAAGAGTTCGATGAGCTCCGCCGAATTGGCCTAGAGATGGGGTTTGAGCACGTGGAGGCTGGGCCCCTTGTGCGAAGTTCCTACCACGCCGAGCGCCACGTAGCACAACCTCGATAA